Proteins from a genomic interval of Medicago truncatula cultivar Jemalong A17 chromosome 3, MtrunA17r5.0-ANR, whole genome shotgun sequence:
- the LOC120579481 gene encoding secreted RxLR effector protein 161-like — protein sequence MTSVLDRPARAYGLGFIGEHCESVYGKSGYCSRPDLAYTGGLKYTRADRDEDALEGYVDADYAGNVDTRKSLSGFVFTLYDKAISWKANQQSVVALSTTQAKYIALVEGVKEAILLKGMIGELGIT from the exons ATGACTTCTGTTTTGGATAGACCTGCACGTGCTTATGGTTTAGGTTTTATTGGTGAA CATTGTGAGTCGGTTTATGGCAAATCCGGGTATTGTAGTAGACCGGACTTAGCTTATACG GGCGGTTTGAAGTACACAAGAGCAGATCGAGATGAAGACGCTTTGGAGGGGTATGTAGATGCGGACTATGCGGGCAATGTGGACACAAGAAAATCCTTATCGGGTTTTGTGTTTACTCTTTATGACAAGGCTATTAgttggaaggcaaatcaacaatccGTGGTGGCATTATCTACCACTCAAGCGAAGTACATTGCACTTGTTGAAGGAGTGAAAGAGGCCATATTGTTGAAAGGGATGATTGGTGAGTTAGGAATTACTTAA